Proteins from a single region of Neomonachus schauinslandi chromosome 10, ASM220157v2, whole genome shotgun sequence:
- the TMEM239 gene encoding transmembrane protein 239 — protein MTPQPQVETDAIGAGEGPQRAAPWSAWATRQAWVRWCLCHVPRSWAQWWATSGWRQPLQRALWGLEGILYLLLALTLCHALFTTGSYLLSSLWPVVAAAWRHLLPAILLLVLSALPTLLFTASFLLLFSTLLSLVGLLTSMSHPDYTQDLDQ, from the coding sequence ATGACGCCGCAGCCGCAGGTGGAGACAGATGCCATCGGGGCCGGCGAGGGGCCGCAGCGGGCTGCGCCCTGGTCAGCCTGGGCCACGCGGCAGGCCTGGGTGCGCTGGTGTCTGTGCCACGTGCCTCGGAGCTGGGCCCAGTGGTGGGCCACGTCGGGCTGGCGGCAGCCACTCCAGCGTGCgctgtgggggctggaggggatcCTCTACCTGCTGCTGGCGCTGACGCTGTGCCACGCGCTCTTCACCACCGGCTCCTACCTGCTGAGCTCCCTGTGGCCCGTCGTGGCCGCCGCGTGGCGCCATCTGCTGCCAGCCATCCTGCTGCTGGTGCTCAgcgccctccccaccctgctcttcACCGCCTCCTTCCTGCTGCTTTTCTCCACGCTGCTGAGCCTCGTGGGCCTCCTCACCTCCATGTCTCACCCAGACTACACTCAGGACTTGGACCAATAG
- the C10H20orf141 gene encoding uncharacterized protein C20orf141 homolog: MTQLCLPRPKALAYPIPVPLRGLGAGEGSHSPVGPCMSPWGPSVAQLRDSVLGLGAQGLTAGWPSLAAAGQLPGPDLLHWLSVQQPGRPAGPPQTLLPGGPSQGAALLPAAAVTGRLGPQEALLLALLGLGLLLGARGVPLALLGLPELQGPFGPPAWAADTWVCV; encoded by the exons ATGACCCAGCTCTGCTTACCCAGGCCCAAAGCCCTTGCTTATCCTATCCCAGTCCCTCTCagaggcctgggggctggggaggggtcgCATAGTCCAGTGGGTCCATGCATGTCCCCCTGGGGCCCTAGCGTGGCCCAGCTCCGGGACAGTGTCCTAGGGCTGGGAGCACAGGGGCTGACAGCTGGCTGGCCCAGCCTCGCTGCTGCTGGTCAGCTTCCTGGCCCCGACCTGCTCCACTGGTTAAGTGTGCAGCAGCCCGGCAG GCCCGCAGGCCCCCCGCAGACACTCCTCCCGGGAGGCCCAAGTCAGGGGGCCGCACTCCTGCCTGCGGCGGCAGTCACAGGACGACTCGGCCCCCAGGAGGCCCTGCTACTGGCactcctgggcctggggctgctcCTGGGAGCCCGAGGCGTGCCCCTGGCCTTGCTTGGCCTG CCTGAACTGCAGGGGCCCTTTGGTCCCCCGGCATGGGCGGCGGATACCTGGGTCTGCGTctga